One window of the Xiphophorus couchianus chromosome 12, X_couchianus-1.0, whole genome shotgun sequence genome contains the following:
- the rmi1 gene encoding recQ-mediated genome instability protein 1: MAPETPSVVRATQAWLQSARHVQVPFAWLEACVEWIQGETGGADHLSQQQINQQVLDQWLLTDLRDLDHPVLPEGLAQAQKTELNGTFCVQVDSLLDVSQPAYGQLQKWRGTDCTNDEVSAVTQTTQRPWEAKATRILLLQITDGVQSLEAMEYQSIPALSSTLRPGAKLQLQGKMVCRLGVVLLGPSNVKILGGEVEDLVERNTQGQVLCRTLGLPETEQHQDEEASIQPRQDNQAAEDLEVDDAELLASLEEHSEAEVIQVQPSRDSGYGTVQETLALSSVLGDHVSFRTQTSTPFHGTNSTQTNRSGSVRRNENDENLVELFHSDVMDQNSQEDNMADDEFADEDFPLEELDSVILQESGNVDNDHRSTHQNNRILENQSSVERATKAQPVRFEAQTSHGSGTFEGSVPSRSLKRDHQGFSREASTTSKAFFSPSVLEPSKELGLGVNDDNFMDEDMDCLLQEVEPNPVQRERSGGLAQISAKEQFGRDRESNTSSSLSWMSPKTVTGTSQEKIHSLNAAEGDPSFPALTLTSVPFTYLCLLDKLMSKPCSQPTEICVKAFIVTLLGKLISSNGVWSVSASISDGTGYLDVELSNEVLTGLLGFSVAEKTALKRDPSRRGELDSGMRRCQEELVDMCCIMTIVVKPGNGRAVVAKAQPVSERVLQELEQRVRESKRS; this comes from the exons ATGGCCCCGGAGACACCCTCAGTAGTACGGGCTACTCAAGCCTGGCTGCAGTCCGCTCGCCATGTCCAGGTTCCCTTTGCCTGGCTTGAAGCCTGCGTTGAGTGGATTCAAGGAGAGACTGGAGGAGCAGATCATCTGTCTCAGCAGCAAATCAATCAGCAG GTCCTGGACCAGTGGCTCCTGACAGATCTGAGAGACCTGGATCACCCGGTTCTCCCTGAAGGACTCGCTCAGGCCCAGAAGACAGAACTCAATGGCACCTTTTGTGTCCAg GTTGACTCATTGCTGGATGTCAGCCAGCCTGCATATGGTCAGCTGCAGAAGTGGAGGGGTACAGACTGCACCAATGACGAGGTCTCCGCTGTCACACAGACCACTCAGAGGCCCTGGGAGGCCAAAGCGACCCGTATACTGCTACTCCAG ATTACAGATGGAGTCCAGAGCTTGGAGGCCATGGAGTATCAGTCCATCCCTGCGCTCAGTTCAACACTCAG GCCTGGAGCAAAGCTACAGTTGCAAGGCAAGATGGTTTGCAGACTTGGTGTTGTGCTTTTGGGGCCGTCCAATGTAAAGATCCTGGGTGGTGAGGTAGAGGACTTGGTGGAGAGGAATACTCAG GGACAGGTGTTGTGCCGGACGCTGGGCCTCCCAGAGACAGAGCAGCACCAAGACGAAGAGGCTTCGATACAACCACGACAAG ACAACCAGGCAGCGGAGGACCTGGAGGTGGACGATGCGGAGCTCTTGGCCAGTCTGGAGGAACACAGTGAGGCTGAAGTCATTCAGGTTCAGCCATCTAGAGATAGTGGTTATGGGACTGTGCAGGAGACCTTGGCTCTGTCCTCCGTCCTTGGAGACCATGTCTCATTCAG gACTCAAACTTCCACCCCTTTTCACGGTACTAATTCAACACAAACTAACAGGAGTGGGTCAGTTCGAAGAAACGAGAATGATGAGAACCTCGTTGAGTTGTTCCACTCTGATGTGATGGATCAAAATAGCCAAGAAGACAACATGGCAGACGATGAATTTGCCGATGAAGACTTTCCCCTGGAAGAGTTAGACAGCGTTATATTACAGGAAAGTGGAAATGTTGACAACGATCATAGAAGCACACATCAGAATAACAGAATATTAGAAAATCAAAGCAGTGTGGAAAGAGCAACAAAAGCCCAACCTGTTCGGTTTGAGGCACAAACTTCACATGGATCTGGGACATTTGAGGGATCTGTTCCCTCCAGATCTCTCAAAAGAGATCATCAAGGATTCAGCAGGGAGGCTTCAACAACATCCAAAGCCTTCTTTTCTCCCTCAGTCTTAGAGCCATCGAAAGAGTTAGGGCTGGGTGTTAATGATGATAATTTTATGGATGAAGACATGGACTGTCTTCTTCAAGAGGTTGAGCCCAATCCAGTGCAAAGAGAGAGGTCTGGGGGACTGGCTCAAATCTCTGCTAAAGAACAATTTGGAAGAGATAGAGAAAGCAACACCAGCTCTAGCCTTTCCTGGATGTCCCCAAAAACTGTGACTGGAACATCTCAAGAGAAAATTCACAGTTTAAACGCTGCAGAAGGTGACCCCAGCTTTCCTGCACTCACTCTGACCTCTGTACCTTTTACCTACTTATGCTTACTTGACAAGCTTATGTCTAAACCATGTTCACAACCCACTGAGATCTGCGTCAAAGCCTTCATTGTGACTCTGCTGGGAAAGCTGATCAGCAGTAATGGAGTCTGGAGTGTTTCTGCTTCCATATCTGATGGAACTGGTTACCTGGATGTGGAGTTATCCAATGAGGTTTTGACAGGCTTACTGGGGTTCTCCGTAGCAGAGAAGACGGCTCTAAAGCGTGACCCGTCGCGCAGGGGGGAGCTAGACTCCGGCATGCGGAGATGCCAGGAAGAGCTGGTGGACATGTGCTGCATCATGACGATCGTTGTGAAGCCAGGCAACGGGAGAGCTGTGGTGGCCAAGGCTCAACCAGTCAGCGAGAGAGTACTGCAGGAGCTGGAGCAGAGGGTGAGGGAAAGTAAACGCAGCTGA